The DNA segment TCGAGCATAAGCTCTGGTGAATATGAAGAATCATCAGTCACCACTGATAATTGATATTGACCATCCGGCAAACCGAGTGCTTTAGGGTCAAGAACAAAGTCCACTTCCCCTTCTTTGTGAGCACCCAGCTCGATGGTTTCTACCAGCTGATCAGCATCATCACGAATTTCAATGTTGAGGCTCTCGACAGCACTGGTTAGGTCAATTACACCTTTATGAGTCTCGCCATCAAACTCGACTTCATCGGTAGAAACACGCACCTCTTGGCCTACCATACCTGCTGTGGTTAGTACCTGAATGTTATCGAGCAGTACCATCTGGTTGGTCACTGTCGAGTTCATGTTTTGCATGGTCTCAACCTGCGTCATCTGCGCCAATTGAGTCATGAACTGAGTGGTATCTAGTGGGTCCAATGGTGTTTGGTTTTGGATTTGCGCAATCATCAGCGTTAGGAACGTGTTGTCCTGACC comes from the Vibrio astriarenae genome and includes:
- a CDS encoding flagellar hook capping FlgD N-terminal domain-containing protein, translating into MLAVMSDDNANASAGHDGQIASNGGQDNTFLTLMIAQIQNQTPLDPLDTTQFMTQLAQMTQVETMQNMNSTVTNQMVLLDNIQVLTTAGMVGQEVRVSTDEVEFDGETHKGVIDLTSAVESLNIEIRDDADQLVETIELGAHKEGEVDFVLDPKALGLPDGQYQLSVVTDDSSYSPELMLDGVIEKMRIPPGGGSPEFLISGVGYVPFFQVTQYGDLEVSDDTPSVSPFMSRLARK